A region from the Gallaecimonas pentaromativorans genome encodes:
- the speA gene encoding biosynthetic arginine decarboxylase: protein MPNWTLDKARHLYGVAHWSDGYFDIDDQGELVAFPDRNRERAGVRLSDLVKDLKDQGLSLPVLVRFNDILTDRVKRLTSGFAKAVENLDYSGRYHAVYPIKVNQQKSVVEGLLNASPHVGLEAGSKPELMAVLGVATRPITIVCNGYKDSEFLRLALIGRRLGHKVYVVVEKLSELKKLLGESKEMGIDPLVGVRVRLNSVGKGNWQNTGGEKGKFGLAAHQVLEAVDMMREAGKLDCLKLVHFHIGSQVANIRDIQGALKECARYYAELRELGVPLDVVDVGGGLGVDYEGSRSRGNCSMNYTVDEYAAKVVYALKEICSARDLPEPDIITESGRAMTAHHAVMITNVIDVERAPTQVQFDEPDDEAPSVLKDLWRTLEYVNEEPPLESYHDAVYFLSEAHAMYTHGLLRIGEWAQAEKMYFAVCRAVREQLNPRSRAHRPVLDELNEKLADKLFCNFSLFQSTPDVWGIDQLFPIMPVSHLSEAPSARAIIQDITCDSDGQIRQYVDAEGIESSLPLTGYHPGNDYCIGFFMVGAYQEILGDLHNLFGDTDSVHVQLTKDGYRFDAALKGDTVADVLRYVSFDPKSLIQGYRRQLAAAKLSDSERQQFSAELEAGIHGYTYLED, encoded by the coding sequence GGTGCGCTTTAACGACATCCTCACCGACCGCGTAAAACGGCTGACCAGCGGCTTTGCCAAGGCGGTGGAGAACCTCGACTACAGCGGCCGCTACCACGCCGTGTACCCCATCAAGGTCAACCAGCAGAAATCGGTGGTGGAAGGGCTGCTCAATGCCAGCCCCCACGTGGGCCTGGAAGCCGGCTCCAAGCCCGAGCTGATGGCGGTGCTGGGTGTGGCCACCCGCCCCATTACCATCGTCTGTAACGGCTACAAAGACTCCGAGTTCCTGCGCCTGGCCCTGATTGGCCGCCGCCTGGGCCACAAGGTCTATGTGGTGGTAGAAAAGCTCTCCGAGCTGAAAAAGCTGCTGGGCGAGAGCAAGGAAATGGGCATCGACCCCCTGGTTGGGGTGCGAGTGCGCCTGAACTCCGTGGGTAAAGGCAACTGGCAGAACACCGGTGGCGAGAAGGGCAAGTTTGGCTTGGCCGCCCACCAAGTGCTGGAAGCGGTAGACATGATGCGCGAAGCGGGCAAGCTCGATTGCCTGAAACTGGTGCATTTTCACATCGGCTCCCAGGTGGCCAACATCCGCGACATCCAGGGCGCCCTCAAAGAATGTGCCCGTTACTATGCCGAGCTGCGTGAATTGGGTGTGCCGCTGGACGTGGTAGACGTGGGCGGCGGCCTGGGGGTGGACTACGAAGGTTCACGCTCCCGTGGCAACTGCTCCATGAACTACACCGTGGACGAATACGCCGCCAAGGTGGTGTATGCCCTTAAAGAAATCTGTAGCGCCCGTGACTTGCCCGAGCCTGACATCATCACCGAGTCTGGCCGCGCCATGACTGCCCACCACGCGGTGATGATCACCAACGTGATTGACGTGGAGCGCGCCCCCACCCAGGTGCAATTTGACGAGCCGGACGACGAGGCGCCGTCGGTGCTCAAGGATCTGTGGCGTACCCTCGAATACGTTAACGAAGAGCCGCCGCTGGAAAGCTATCACGACGCCGTGTACTTCCTCTCCGAAGCCCACGCCATGTACACCCATGGCCTGCTGCGTATCGGTGAGTGGGCCCAGGCCGAGAAGATGTACTTTGCGGTGTGCCGCGCCGTGCGCGAGCAGCTCAACCCCCGCAGCCGTGCCCATCGCCCGGTGCTGGACGAGCTCAATGAAAAGCTGGCCGACAAGCTGTTCTGTAACTTCAGTCTGTTCCAGAGCACCCCGGATGTGTGGGGCATCGACCAGCTGTTCCCGATCATGCCGGTCAGCCACCTGAGCGAAGCGCCCAGCGCCCGTGCCATCATCCAGGACATCACCTGTGACTCCGACGGCCAAATTCGCCAGTACGTGGATGCCGAAGGCATCGAGTCCAGCCTGCCACTGACCGGCTACCATCCGGGCAACGACTACTGCATCGGTTTCTTCATGGTGGGGGCTTATCAGGAGATCCTCGGCGACCTGCACAACCTGTTCGGCGACACCGACTCGGTGCATGTGCAGCTCACCAAGGACGGCTACCGCTTTGACGCCGCCCTCAAAGGCGACACCGTGGCCGATGTGCTGCGCTACGTGAGTTTCGATCCCAAGAGCCTTATTCAGGGGTATCGCCGCCAACTGGCCGCCGCCAAGCTCAGCGACAGCGAGCGCCAGCAATTCAGTGCCGAGCTGGAAGCCGGCATTCACGGCTACACCTACCTGGAGGATTGA
- a CDS encoding acyltransferase — MFAFLPSFIKGPLAVLGYVINTLFWFPLAVGLGVIKLLLPLKAVRVLCNWVLDRIATLWIAINNANSRLFARTRWVVEGLEGIKRKDWYLVVANHQSWVDILVLQRIFNGRIPFIKFFLKKELLYVPFLGLCWWALDFPFMRRHTKAQIAKDPSLAQKDIDTTRQACEKFRHLPVTVMNFVEGTRFTQSKHDHQQSPFTHLLKPKAGGIGFVLSAMGDKLHKLLDVTICYGKEIPSFWDFISGRVKEIKVSIRVLPIDDKLLGDYVGDAEYKARFQEWVNQLWAQKDAELARLKAK, encoded by the coding sequence ATGTTCGCGTTTCTGCCCAGCTTCATCAAAGGGCCGTTGGCGGTCTTGGGTTACGTGATAAACACCCTGTTCTGGTTCCCCCTGGCCGTTGGCCTAGGGGTTATCAAGCTGCTGTTGCCCCTTAAAGCGGTGCGCGTTCTGTGTAACTGGGTGCTGGACCGCATTGCCACCTTGTGGATCGCCATCAACAACGCCAACAGCCGGCTTTTTGCCCGCACCCGCTGGGTGGTTGAGGGCCTGGAAGGCATCAAGCGCAAGGATTGGTATCTGGTGGTGGCCAACCATCAGTCCTGGGTGGACATCCTGGTGCTGCAACGCATCTTTAACGGCCGCATTCCCTTCATCAAGTTCTTCTTGAAAAAGGAACTGCTGTACGTGCCCTTCCTGGGCTTGTGCTGGTGGGCGCTGGATTTCCCTTTCATGCGCCGCCACACCAAGGCCCAGATAGCCAAGGACCCGTCCCTGGCCCAGAAGGACATCGACACCACCCGCCAGGCCTGCGAGAAATTTCGCCACCTGCCGGTAACGGTGATGAACTTCGTCGAAGGCACCCGCTTTACCCAGTCCAAGCACGACCATCAGCAGTCGCCTTTTACCCATCTGCTCAAACCCAAGGCCGGCGGTATCGGTTTTGTGCTGAGCGCCATGGGTGACAAACTGCATAAGCTGCTGGACGTGACCATCTGCTACGGCAAGGAGATCCCCAGTTTTTGGGATTTCATCAGTGGCCGGGTAAAAGAGATCAAAGTTAGCATTCGGGTGTTACCGATTGACGACAAATTGCTCGGTGACTATGTTGGTGACGCCGAGTACAAAGCCCGTTTCCAGGAGTGGGTTAATCAATTGTGGGCCCAGAAGGATGCTGAACTGGCCCGCCTCAAAGCGAAGTAA
- a CDS encoding acyltransferase, with product MLRFLPGVILAPLLIALLCLNVALCGGLVFVLSLPKLLIPVPIWRRAMTRLMEQVVRAWSLLNLGILRLGNRVQWDVRGLDGLDKHSWYLMMANHLSWLDIVVLFGIAGGNLPLPRFFLKHELLYVPFLGLGCWAMDMPFMRRYSTGYLKKHPHKKGKDIEATAKACAKLKHHPSTMINFVEGTRFTAQKRVKRNSPFQHLLPPKAAGIAFTLSAMGQQFDKVLDVTLAYPGSEGRIGRDILTGKLKHIVVDVEALAVTPEIIGDYFGDVEFKRQFQGWLNSRWQHKDAKLAGIGEQAELVVNLAEQRS from the coding sequence ATGCTGCGTTTTCTTCCCGGCGTTATTCTGGCGCCACTGCTGATTGCCCTGTTGTGCCTGAACGTGGCGCTCTGTGGTGGGCTGGTGTTTGTGTTGTCGCTGCCCAAGCTGCTGATACCGGTGCCTATCTGGCGCCGGGCTATGACCCGGCTGATGGAGCAGGTGGTGCGGGCATGGAGCCTGCTCAACCTCGGGATTTTGCGCCTTGGCAACCGCGTCCAATGGGACGTGCGCGGCCTGGATGGGCTGGATAAACACAGCTGGTACCTGATGATGGCCAACCACTTGTCGTGGCTGGATATCGTGGTGCTGTTTGGTATTGCCGGTGGCAACCTGCCGCTGCCGAGGTTCTTCCTCAAGCACGAGCTGCTGTATGTGCCCTTTCTGGGGCTAGGTTGCTGGGCCATGGACATGCCCTTTATGCGCCGCTATTCCACCGGTTACCTGAAAAAGCACCCCCATAAAAAGGGCAAGGACATCGAGGCCACCGCCAAGGCCTGCGCCAAGCTCAAGCACCACCCTTCCACCATGATCAACTTCGTCGAGGGCACCCGTTTTACCGCCCAAAAGCGGGTCAAGCGCAACTCGCCGTTTCAGCACCTGTTGCCGCCCAAGGCGGCCGGTATTGCCTTTACCCTGTCGGCCATGGGCCAGCAGTTTGACAAGGTGCTGGACGTAACCCTGGCCTACCCCGGCTCCGAAGGCCGCATCGGCCGCGATATCCTGACCGGCAAGCTCAAACATATCGTGGTGGATGTGGAAGCCCTGGCAGTAACTCCCGAGATCATCGGCGACTACTTTGGCGACGTGGAGTTTAAGCGCCAGTTCCAGGGCTGGCTCAACAGCCGCTGGCAGCACAAGGACGCCAAACTGGCCGGTATCGGCGAGCAGGCCGAGCTGGTGGTGAACCTGGCCGAGCAGCGCTCCTGA
- a CDS encoding M17 family metallopeptidase, with translation MQTYAFPNIELVTGQTDSDLTICLNPASAPQGLAASKTLAPKAKAWLLTQDQPTLVIETGEAKSTFDCQTQARKWLAKLDGFQPKRIHVQGSDPAWVKAVVEVLLARQVQLPSFKKDTQAPVALERLSTDIALDAPRLLAEARANGLVRWLSALPASELTPAHYRVILEALARDHGWQVELFDQTKLDGLGAGAFLAVSKGSDNDEAAIMRLRYRPASPKRKVAFVGKGLCFDTGGYNLKTSHMFGMNGDMGGSAVALANLLALTELGSDLEVDCWLALAENHIGPKAYKPNDLVRALNGTTIEVVDTDAEGRMVLADTLTLASREAPDLLFDYATLTGACIRAIGTAQSGVFTSRDDWREALVQAGRQSGERVWPFPLDEDYDSNIESDVADVKQCHPGSSCDHIDAARFLSRFVEKGVNWVHVDLSACENKGGLGPVATEVTGFGVRFTLRALLDSPALQ, from the coding sequence ATGCAAACTTACGCTTTTCCCAACATTGAACTGGTGACCGGCCAGACGGACAGCGATCTGACTATCTGCCTTAATCCGGCTTCTGCTCCCCAAGGCCTGGCCGCCAGTAAAACCCTGGCTCCCAAGGCCAAAGCCTGGCTGCTCACCCAAGACCAACCGACCCTGGTCATCGAAACCGGCGAGGCCAAATCCACCTTCGATTGCCAGACCCAGGCCCGCAAATGGCTGGCCAAGCTCGATGGCTTCCAGCCCAAACGCATCCATGTGCAAGGCAGCGACCCTGCCTGGGTTAAAGCGGTGGTAGAGGTGCTGCTGGCCCGCCAGGTGCAACTGCCCAGTTTTAAAAAAGACACCCAGGCACCGGTGGCCTTGGAGCGGCTCAGCACCGATATCGCCCTGGATGCCCCAAGGCTGTTGGCCGAAGCCCGGGCCAATGGCCTGGTGCGCTGGTTAAGCGCCCTGCCCGCCTCTGAGCTGACCCCGGCCCATTACCGGGTGATCCTCGAAGCTCTGGCCCGCGACCATGGCTGGCAAGTGGAGCTCTTTGACCAGACCAAGCTCGACGGCCTGGGTGCCGGCGCCTTCCTGGCGGTGAGCAAAGGCTCCGACAACGACGAGGCGGCCATCATGCGGCTGCGCTACCGCCCGGCGAGCCCCAAGCGCAAGGTCGCTTTTGTGGGTAAGGGGTTGTGCTTTGACACCGGTGGCTACAACCTCAAGACCAGCCACATGTTCGGCATGAACGGCGACATGGGCGGCAGCGCCGTGGCGCTTGCCAACCTGCTGGCCCTGACCGAGCTGGGCAGTGACCTGGAAGTGGACTGCTGGCTGGCGCTGGCGGAAAACCATATCGGCCCCAAGGCCTACAAGCCCAACGATTTGGTGCGCGCCCTGAATGGCACCACCATCGAGGTGGTAGATACCGACGCCGAAGGGCGGATGGTGCTGGCCGATACCCTGACCCTGGCCTCCCGGGAAGCGCCGGACCTGCTGTTTGACTACGCCACCCTGACCGGCGCCTGTATCCGCGCCATCGGCACTGCCCAAAGCGGCGTCTTCACCAGCCGCGATGACTGGCGCGAAGCCCTGGTGCAGGCTGGCCGCCAAAGCGGCGAACGGGTCTGGCCCTTCCCGCTGGATGAAGACTACGACAGCAACATCGAGTCTGATGTGGCCGACGTCAAACAGTGCCATCCCGGTTCCAGCTGCGACCATATCGACGCCGCCCGCTTCTTGTCCCGCTTTGTGGAAAAAGGGGTCAACTGGGTGCATGTGGATTTGAGCGCCTGTGAAAACAAAGGCGGCCTGGGGCCGGTAGCCACTGAGGTGACCGGTTTTGGGGTGCGCTTTACCCTAAGGGCGCTGCTGGACAGCCCGGCTCTGCAATAA
- a CDS encoding DUF2799 domain-containing protein yields MRLLITVLSLSLLAGCAITKEDCASLNWQQQGLEDGFKGLVARSGYWQAQCQQHGYKVDNSAYSKGWAEGNRQYCTPEQGYRNGSLGNHYQGVCQGGAKDDFMRSYERGWKVYERNQYRESLYDRQRDIRWRISEIDDRLGDDKLSHKTRDHLKWERDQLIQESMHIDSLLLRMM; encoded by the coding sequence ATGCGGCTGCTCATCACTGTTTTATCCCTTAGCTTGTTGGCTGGCTGCGCCATCACCAAGGAAGACTGCGCCAGCCTGAACTGGCAACAGCAAGGCCTGGAAGACGGCTTTAAAGGCCTAGTGGCCCGCAGCGGTTATTGGCAGGCCCAGTGCCAGCAACATGGCTATAAGGTGGATAACAGCGCCTATTCAAAAGGCTGGGCCGAGGGTAATCGCCAGTACTGCACCCCCGAGCAGGGCTACCGCAACGGCAGCCTGGGCAACCACTACCAAGGGGTTTGCCAGGGCGGCGCCAAAGACGATTTCATGCGCAGCTACGAGCGCGGCTGGAAGGTGTACGAGCGTAACCAGTACCGCGAATCCCTCTACGATCGGCAGCGAGATATCCGCTGGCGTATCAGCGAAATCGATGACCGGCTCGGTGACGACAAGCTCTCCCACAAGACCCGTGACCACCTGAAATGGGAGCGCGACCAGCTGATCCAGGAGTCCATGCACATCGACAGCCTGCTGCTGCGGATGATGTAA
- a CDS encoding DUF2959 domain-containing protein encodes MRALPLAFATLLLLTGCQSAYYATMEKVGIHKRDILSDRVEAAGEAQEEAQQQFKDALEHFRAVVKVDGGDLEDRYDDLSAQYDAAEQSAKNVTERINAVQDVAEALFDEWQDELDQYSSPTLRAASAKTLSDTKARYQRLIKAMRKAEAKMPPVLAKFHDQVLFLKHNLNARAIGSLKGELGSIEQQVGNLVREMQKAISESERFIQQLNSNG; translated from the coding sequence ATGCGCGCCCTTCCCCTGGCTTTTGCCACCCTGCTGCTACTGACCGGTTGCCAAAGCGCCTATTACGCCACCATGGAAAAGGTGGGCATTCATAAGCGCGATATCCTCTCCGACCGCGTTGAAGCGGCCGGCGAAGCCCAAGAAGAGGCCCAGCAGCAGTTCAAGGATGCCCTCGAGCACTTTCGCGCCGTGGTGAAAGTGGACGGCGGCGACCTTGAGGACCGTTACGACGATCTCTCGGCCCAATATGACGCCGCCGAGCAATCGGCCAAGAACGTCACCGAACGCATCAACGCCGTGCAAGACGTAGCCGAGGCCCTGTTTGACGAATGGCAGGATGAATTAGACCAGTACAGCTCCCCCACCTTGCGGGCCGCTTCTGCCAAGACCCTGAGCGATACCAAAGCGCGTTACCAAAGGCTTATCAAAGCCATGCGCAAGGCCGAGGCGAAAATGCCGCCGGTTCTGGCCAAGTTCCATGACCAAGTCTTGTTTCTCAAACACAACCTCAACGCCCGCGCCATCGGCTCCCTTAAAGGCGAGCTGGGCAGCATCGAGCAGCAGGTCGGTAACCTGGTCAGAGAGATGCAAAAAGCCATCAGCGAATCCGAGCGCTTTATCCAGCAGCTCAACAGCAACGGCTGA
- a CDS encoding virulence factor BrkB family protein, with product MPLLTRTDLFAHLKGFWNRIAEDRLTLHAGAMAYVTLLSLVPFIAVLFSLFSAFPGFENVKGELQHFIFNNFVPAASDVIADQVQGFAANASKMTAVGILFLVVTALTLIRSVDSTINRIFRIHRPRRWSVAFAIYWSVLTLGPLLMGVSLAITSYVVGMDVFQQGALSGVRTFLISLAPFFASWAAFMVLYLLVPNKRVRVRHAMGGAILAAVLFEFSKRAFALYVAQVPSYQLIYGALAAIPILFFWIYLCWLIVLLGAELTAYLTDLDQEQQEDDCNAGTVA from the coding sequence ATGCCGCTGCTGACAAGGACAGACCTTTTTGCGCACCTCAAGGGCTTTTGGAATCGCATCGCCGAAGACCGCCTGACCCTGCACGCCGGCGCCATGGCCTACGTGACCTTACTGTCGCTGGTGCCCTTTATCGCCGTGCTGTTCAGCCTGTTTTCGGCCTTTCCCGGTTTTGAGAACGTCAAAGGGGAATTGCAGCATTTTATCTTCAACAACTTCGTGCCGGCCGCTTCGGATGTCATTGCCGACCAAGTGCAGGGATTTGCCGCCAATGCCTCCAAGATGACCGCCGTTGGCATACTTTTTCTGGTAGTAACGGCGCTGACCCTCATTCGCTCGGTGGACAGCACCATCAACCGCATTTTTCGTATTCACCGGCCAAGGCGCTGGTCGGTGGCCTTTGCCATTTACTGGTCGGTACTGACCCTGGGACCGTTATTAATGGGGGTTTCCCTGGCCATCACCTCCTATGTGGTGGGTATGGATGTCTTTCAACAAGGGGCGTTGTCTGGCGTGCGCACCTTTTTGATTAGCCTGGCGCCCTTTTTTGCCTCTTGGGCCGCCTTTATGGTGCTGTACCTGCTGGTGCCCAACAAGAGAGTGCGAGTGCGCCATGCGATGGGCGGCGCCATTTTGGCGGCGGTATTGTTCGAGTTTTCCAAGCGGGCTTTTGCCCTTTACGTGGCCCAGGTGCCGTCTTATCAGCTGATTTACGGCGCCCTGGCGGCGATACCGATTTTGTTTTTCTGGATTTACCTGTGCTGGCTGATCGTGCTGCTGGGGGCGGAGCTAACCGCCTATCTCACCGATCTGGACCAGGAACAGCAAGAGGATGATTGTAATGCGGGAACTGTTGCCTGA
- the pip gene encoding prolyl aminopeptidase, with protein sequence MRELLPEIQANWQQWLPVGDGHELYVEEVGNPDGMPVVVLHGGPGAGCNENMRRFFDPERYRVILFDQRGAGQSRPHASLHQNHTQALIADIELIRQKVGVESWLVFGGSWGSTLALAYAQAHPKRVTGLVLRGIFLAREEDFAWMTAPGQGCSQVYPDHYQDFIAPLKGNTDDLLARYYQLLTADNELKRMQAAKAWTLWEGRMVNLIPPSKVDELYTDPSLALAVGRMECHYFVNHCFIEEGQLLRDAHKIADIPTVIVHGRYDMVCKLENATSLAKVLPGAQLWIVPAAGHSAMEPGITDGLIRAMDWMWERLK encoded by the coding sequence ATGCGGGAACTGTTGCCTGAGATCCAGGCTAACTGGCAGCAATGGCTGCCGGTAGGTGATGGCCACGAGCTGTACGTGGAAGAAGTGGGTAACCCTGACGGTATGCCGGTGGTGGTGCTGCACGGCGGCCCCGGCGCTGGCTGTAACGAGAACATGCGCCGCTTCTTCGACCCGGAGCGTTACCGGGTGATTTTGTTCGACCAGCGCGGCGCCGGCCAATCAAGGCCTCACGCTTCGCTGCACCAGAACCACACTCAGGCGCTCATAGCCGATATCGAGCTTATCCGCCAAAAAGTAGGGGTTGAAAGCTGGCTGGTGTTTGGCGGCTCCTGGGGCTCGACCCTGGCTCTGGCCTATGCCCAGGCGCACCCCAAGCGGGTTACCGGCCTGGTGCTGCGTGGAATATTCCTGGCGCGGGAAGAAGACTTTGCCTGGATGACTGCCCCTGGCCAGGGCTGTTCGCAGGTCTATCCCGACCACTACCAGGATTTTATCGCGCCGCTTAAGGGCAACACCGATGATTTGCTGGCCCGCTACTACCAATTGCTTACTGCCGACAACGAACTCAAGCGGATGCAGGCGGCCAAGGCCTGGACCCTCTGGGAAGGGCGTATGGTCAACCTTATTCCTCCCAGCAAGGTCGACGAGCTTTACACCGACCCCAGCCTGGCGCTGGCGGTGGGGCGCATGGAGTGCCACTACTTCGTCAACCACTGCTTTATCGAAGAAGGCCAATTGCTGCGCGATGCCCACAAGATAGCCGACATCCCCACGGTAATTGTCCATGGCCGCTACGACATGGTGTGCAAGCTGGAAAACGCCACCTCCTTGGCCAAGGTACTGCCCGGTGCGCAGCTTTGGATAGTGCCGGCAGCGGGGCACAGCGCCATGGAGCCCGGCATCACCGATGGCCTGATTCGCGCCATGGACTGGATGTGGGAGCGCCTTAAGTGA
- the dtd gene encoding D-aminoacyl-tRNA deacylase, whose amino-acid sequence MIALIQRVSQARVDIAGSTVGAIDQGLLVLLGVEKGDDEAKAQRLAQKVAKYRVFSDDEGKMNLNVGQAGGSLLIVSQFTLAADTQSGNRPSFSSAAPPAEGERLYQVFCEACKGLGLPVATGHFGADMQVSLCNDGPVTFWLTA is encoded by the coding sequence GTGATCGCCCTCATTCAAAGGGTGAGCCAGGCGCGGGTGGACATTGCCGGTAGCACCGTCGGTGCCATAGACCAAGGGCTGCTGGTGCTGCTGGGGGTAGAGAAGGGCGATGACGAGGCCAAAGCCCAGCGGCTGGCGCAGAAAGTCGCCAAATACCGGGTGTTTAGCGACGATGAGGGCAAGATGAACCTGAATGTTGGCCAAGCGGGGGGCAGTTTGCTCATCGTCAGCCAGTTCACCCTAGCCGCCGACACCCAAAGTGGCAACAGGCCCAGTTTTTCGAGCGCCGCGCCACCTGCCGAGGGTGAGCGGCTTTATCAGGTGTTTTGCGAGGCCTGCAAGGGGCTAGGCTTGCCGGTCGCCACCGGCCATTTTGGGGCCGACATGCAGGTCAGCCTCTGTAACGATGGCCCGGTGACCTTCTGGCTGACCGCCTGA
- a CDS encoding Dps family protein, with translation MSNHNLIGLNQDGVSKLTGLLNKLLANYQILYMNVRGFHWNVRGDNFFELHAKFEETYNELLLKVDEIAERILTLSERPLHSFSSYIERASINEERDITDGKKGISHLLDSYQQLIKEQREILELAGEVGDEGTSSLMSDYIKEQEKTVWMLGAYLNR, from the coding sequence ATGAGCAACCACAATCTGATTGGTTTGAACCAGGACGGTGTAAGCAAGCTGACCGGTTTGCTGAACAAGCTGCTGGCCAACTACCAAATTCTGTACATGAACGTGCGGGGCTTCCACTGGAACGTCCGCGGCGACAACTTCTTCGAACTGCACGCCAAGTTCGAGGAAACCTACAACGAACTGCTGCTCAAGGTTGACGAGATCGCCGAGCGTATCCTGACCCTGAGCGAACGCCCACTGCACAGCTTCAGCTCCTATATTGAGCGCGCCAGCATCAATGAAGAGCGGGACATCACCGACGGCAAGAAAGGTATCTCTCATCTGCTCGATTCCTATCAGCAACTGATCAAGGAGCAGCGCGAGATTTTGGAGCTGGCCGGTGAAGTCGGCGACGAAGGTACCTCTTCTTTGATGAGCGATTACATCAAAGAGCAGGAAAAAACCGTATGGATGCTGGGTGCTTACCTCAACCGTTAA